The following is a genomic window from Mya arenaria isolate MELC-2E11 chromosome 4, ASM2691426v1.
tatgaatagTTCATATATATTGACGTGAATGTAGCCGTGCTTTAAGTTCATTAATTGAATGCTTACATCAACGgcagttatttcattttttgtaacttccgatattatgtaaatatgttttatttgctaattaattttgaaacattcTAAGCTAACTCTATTTCACATAATACAGATGTCAAAAAGGCCTGTGAGAAAcaaaagaagtttaaaaaattcaaaagtCATCATCAGCTGAAAATCGAACCATTCTATGGGGATATTCATGGTCTACAGACAGAAATAGAAGTTGAACCATTGATAATCGACAATCTGAATGCTCGAAAGGTTTCATACCTGAAGGATTTCTATTTAGATGAAATAACTGAAgattttaaagacaatttcTGCACAAATATTGTCTGGGCTTTAGATGGACTTGGTAAAATTAAGTTTGAGTTTCAATGTTCCCACGATGATCACAGAGTCAAACGCGGAAGAGAGTTTCCAGAAAAGATACAAGCAAAATGTCAGGAATACTTCAACAAAATTATAGTTGATGACAGAACGTTTGATCAAGCTAATAGCAAAGATATTAAAGATGTTCTGGACCACTATGCAGGCAGAAACGTTTATATTGAAGAAATGTATTCGGACAACAGAGTCGTGCTTGTTGGTTTGGAGGAAGAGGAAGAGTTAAAACAACTTCAGGAgaagttaaataaaattgaaccGCCACGACCACGCATGACAAAGAGCATTCCTTTTGAAAAACACATATTGCCAAGGCTGATAGCTTTTAAGGATTTGGCACTGTATGAAGCTTTTGAAGCAGACTCTTTAGATGTAACAGTTGACACTGATAAAATAACATTGACGTTAACTGGTGTAAAGGAAGACGTGGAGAAAGCCGAAACAGAAATCTGGGCCATGTTGAACAGAATTGTTGAACACCAATTTGAATTCCCCGATAAAGCACACAAAGAAATACTGACAACGAAACTGATGACCGACAAAATACAGGATTGCATCAATGACCTAGGCACTAGGTGTGGGTTTACCACTGTCGATGGTAAAATAACGTTGTACGCCAGCGCAAAGGTACAGTTGGAACAATTAGAACGAGAAATTCTGGACCTGGTATCTTTGGAGGAATTGGAATTTGAAGGAAAACTTGTTGACAAAAGGACGCTTGAAAAGAAGCTGAAGGAAATCGAGGAAAACTTTAAACCATAtgtaaaaatatcatatgaaaTGGCAACGAGCCTCCTTAAGGTAAAGGTTGTGAGTGGTAAGGATTACCTGCCGTTAGTGGTTGATAAACTCGAGAAAGAAGTAGATGTTTTACTTCAAAGACGGGAAAAAAATTCATATGTCACCGTACATCTTGAAGTATATTTGTGATATTACTGCTATGGCGAGTATAAAGAAGGAACTGAAAGGCATAAAGGCGGTGAAAATTGACCCAAATGTGTTATCATTCAACAAGAAAGATGAAAACTTGTATGTTGAGGGGGTGGAGCTGGTAAGGAGAACAGTTATCGATGTTGTCAAAACGTACGCGGCAAAAGTTTTTGCTTCTTGGAGAAACATTCAAGGTCCAGGAATTGGAACACATTGCTCAAGCAGCAACGAGGAGTTTGTTGAAATCTTACGGGCTACCCGCAAATCTCACAAATGTGAGTTTAAGATAGCTACCAAAGAAGAGATGAAAGAAAACAGAGTACATTGCATTGTTATTCTTGATTCTGGCCAAGGATTATTTGTCGGTACAGGCTCCTTAACGGACCCTACTCTCGAAGTGGATGTCGTCGTTAATCCTACAAATTGTGACTTAAAACACATGAGAAAAGGGCTAGGCAGGGACTTGGTGGAAGAAGGTAAGGGCGTAA
Proteins encoded in this region:
- the LOC128230047 gene encoding uncharacterized protein LOC128230047 encodes the protein MAAQSNRKGRFIVVQWKSSKPIDIPQIATFVKGKSKASPEIRHGEVKDSALLIFDKEKDTEFLKEQWRDSDFWRITSLFAVVESNSLRVTNLPQCERREAHIFFNNPSMLGGLSFADLDVDVNLFQPHAGSCVVHLTTVEDVKKACEKQKKFKKFKSHHQLKIEPFYGDIHGLQTEIEVEPLIIDNLNARKVSYLKDFYLDEITEDFKDNFCTNIVWALDGLGKIKFEFQCSHDDHRVKRGREFPEKIQAKCQEYFNKIIVDDRTFDQANSKDIKDVLDHYAGRNVYIEEMYSDNRVVLVGLEEEEELKQLQEKLNKIEPPRPRMTKSIPFEKHILPRLIAFKDLALYEAFEADSLDVTVDTDKITLTLTGVKEDVEKAETEIWAMLNRIVEHQFEFPDKAHKEILTTKLMTDKIQDCINDLGTRCGFTTVDGKITLYASAKVQLEQLEREILDLVSLEELEFEGKLVDKRTLEKKLKEIEENFKPYVKISYEMATSLLKVKVVSGKDYLPLVVDKLEKEVDVLLQRREKNSYVTVHLEVYL